CATAACTAGGTAATCTGTTTTCCAACTTGTGGGAGACAACTCGCAACGCGCATACCCCCGTTGATTATTGAAAAATTTGATATGTGGATTGTCTGGTAAGTAGGCTGCAACTGTGGGGTTTGTGTCTGACCCATCTCCACCGGAGCTAATTGAGCTACAGACAAATTCACTTCCAACTGTAGCGGATTGTGGGTTATTAAAGTCAGCCTTTAGATCCATTGCCCAGTGAGAATGTACATCGCCTGCTAGGGAGACTGGATTGGAGGGTTGACGCTGTTCTAAAAAAGATAAAAGGCGATCGCGGGAAGCCAGATAACCATCCCACTTATCCATACTGAAGGTTCCGCCTTCCCCTGGTTTCATATCTCTTTGAGCAATTGGAACTTGTTGAGCTAGAATGTTCCATTTGTTTTCCGAGCGATTTAAAGCATTGAACAACCAATCTTCTTGGCGTTTGCCAGTAATTGTTGCCTGTGGATCAAAATTTTCTGGACAACGTTCTTTTGTTCCATCTCCACAGGGCTGATCGGTGCGATATTGGCGGGTATCTAGGACGTAAAAGTTTGCCAGATTTCCAAAGGAAAGCTGACGGTAAAGTTGCATATTGGGGCCACGAGGACGAGAGAAAGGACGCAGTGGCATATGTTCGTAGTAAGCTTGGTAAGCAAAGGCTCGCCGTTGCAAAAAGATTGCCCGATTCTGATCTGGTTCGTTATCGACTTCTGAGATGTCGTTAGCATAGTTATTTTCTACCTCGTGATCATCCCAAGTGACAATCCAAGGAAATGCTGCATGAGCTGCTTGCAGATCACCATCGGTTTTGTAGAGAGCGTGACGATTACGGTAATCTTCTAAAGTTATAATTTCTGGACTGTTGTGCGGTCTGACGACATTTGTTCCAATTCCTCCCTCGTAAATGTAGTCACCAACATGAACTACTAGGTTGAGGTTTTCTTGAGCCATATATTTGTAGGCAGTAAAATACCCTTGCTGATAGTTCTGGCAGGAAGCCAGTGCAAAGGTAAATTTACTCAAGTAGCTCTCTGGCGAAGGAGCAGTACGAGTCCGACCAATCGGGCTGGCTTCGTTGCCTACATTGAACCGATACCAATACCAAGTATCAGCTTGGAGTCCATCAACTACAATTCGGACAGAATGAGCCAGTTCTGGAGTAGCAAACTCGGTTCCTCTGGCGACAATGCGCTTCATATTGGGATCAGTCGATACTTCCCAGCGAATTGGCACGTTAACAGGTGGTACTCCGCCTCCATTCAGGGGATCGGGAGCCAGACGAGTCCAGATCACTACGCTGGTTGGATAGGGTTCACCTGACGCTACACCAAGCGTAAAAGGATAATTGGAAAATCTACCTGTGGCGATCGCTCTTTGATTGGAAAATTGGTTAGCGATCGCTAAACCAGTAAATGCTCCTGCCCCAATGATTAAGTTACGTCGCTTGATTCGGCTGTGGAGCAACCGCTCGAAATGTCCGTAATTTACCATCTTATACCCCCAATTAATAGGTCAAGGATGGCAAAGCAATATCTGACACTAAAAAGGCAGAACGATTGTAAATTTGTAATCAACACCCTCACATTAGGGCTTGAAACACTACATTCTTCTGCCAGATAAAATATGCTTGATGATACTTTGCCGTTTAGAACCTACCAAGGGGATGTTAATTCTTTATAAAGGTACAGTTAATATCCTCTTATCAGGCTTGCTTCCCTACTCAGAAAATTTACAGCAGGAGCAGGGAGCAGGAAAACAAGGCGGACAAGCGTAAGAAATACTTATTGTACAGACGCGTAGACGCTCGAAGAGCGGCTTCTCATAAGAGTATAATCACGTCTCTGACTCTTACTCAAGCTGACATCAATTTCTGGATACGCTGTGGTTCTTCTCCTAGCCAATCTGGATTTTGAGCAGTGCTGTCGAAAATTGATGAGGTTTTGAATGGCTCAAACTCTCCGCGTGATGCTGCTTTTGCCGTTTTAGCTAAGAGCGATCGCACCTGCTCTTCATCCATTGGTTGGAATGTTCGCACTGCTTCAAATGCTTGATCGAGAATCTCCATGCTGTCAATTCCAGTAATCACAACTGATGTAGGCAGATTTAGGGCATAGTGTAGACACTCAATTGGCGTAACAGTATTTGACCGTAAAAGAATACCGTTTGCCAGACTTTTCATACCCAGAATGCCAATGTTTTGTTTAACCAGTTCTGGCACAACCAACTTCGAGAAACTGCGGAAGTGTGCATCCATCACATTGAGCGGCATCTGAGCCGTATCAAACTTAAAGCCGCGATCGGCTGCAACTTCCAGCATATATAGATGAACATGGGGGTCTTTATGCCCAGTGAAGCCAATATAGCGGAGTTTACCTGCTTCCCGCGCTTCAATTAAAGCGGCATTCGCGCCTTCTTCGTCAAAAACCCGATCTGGGTCTTCATAGCGGAGAATTTCGTGATGCTGAACGAGATCAATATAATCAACTTGGAGACGTTGAAGCGATTCGTCTAGTTGTCTGGCTGCTTCTTTCTTCGAGCGGCCATCAATTTTCGTCATCAGAAATACTTTGTCTCGGTAACCATCACGTAGCGCCTTCCCCATACGAATCTCGCTGGCTCCACCGTTGTAATCCCAACTGTTATCCATAAAGGTGATGCCGCGATCAATCGCTGCACGAACAATCCGAATACCGAGTTGCTCATCAACGTGCTTTAAAGCGATGTGCCAACCACCCAGTCCAATCGCAGAAACTTTCTCTTCTGTACTGCCAAGAACTCGGTAGAGCATTTCTGAATTTGACGTTGTTCTGGACATCTGTTCTCCTTGTATGCCAGCTATTACTTAAGTACATATAACTGTGTGCAAATTCAAATACAAGGAATAGTTCACAATATCTTTCTTAAGATACAGTTTCCGAGCTAATTAGGAAAACACTGGACAAGCCGAAATACTGATGGCAATTTGGGATGTGTGTGGCATGGCGGATAGACCAAATAAACGCAGCTAGAATTTATAAATTTTGGGATAATTCAGGTAGTAACTCAGCATTAATAGAAATAAGCGCCAATTCTACAAAAGAGATGAGCGCATATAGAAAAAGCAAAATTTCCCAAATGTTTAACTTTAGTTTTTGGAGATATCTCCGGTCTTTCTTAATCTTTCTGATGCATTTCATAACAGCTCATCGTACTTCCTTGCTACTCTTATTAATTGGAGTATTTCTACCTCTAAAAGTTTTTGGTGAGTTAGCAGAAGAGATTTGGGAGAATGA
This region of Nostoc sp. UHCC 0302 genomic DNA includes:
- a CDS encoding aldo/keto reductase; translation: MSRTTSNSEMLYRVLGSTEEKVSAIGLGGWHIALKHVDEQLGIRIVRAAIDRGITFMDNSWDYNGGASEIRMGKALRDGYRDKVFLMTKIDGRSKKEAARQLDESLQRLQVDYIDLVQHHEILRYEDPDRVFDEEGANAALIEAREAGKLRYIGFTGHKDPHVHLYMLEVAADRGFKFDTAQMPLNVMDAHFRSFSKLVVPELVKQNIGILGMKSLANGILLRSNTVTPIECLHYALNLPTSVVITGIDSMEILDQAFEAVRTFQPMDEEQVRSLLAKTAKAASRGEFEPFKTSSIFDSTAQNPDWLGEEPQRIQKLMSA
- a CDS encoding alkaline phosphatase yields the protein MVNYGHFERLLHSRIKRRNLIIGAGAFTGLAIANQFSNQRAIATGRFSNYPFTLGVASGEPYPTSVVIWTRLAPDPLNGGGVPPVNVPIRWEVSTDPNMKRIVARGTEFATPELAHSVRIVVDGLQADTWYWYRFNVGNEASPIGRTRTAPSPESYLSKFTFALASCQNYQQGYFTAYKYMAQENLNLVVHVGDYIYEGGIGTNVVRPHNSPEIITLEDYRNRHALYKTDGDLQAAHAAFPWIVTWDDHEVENNYANDISEVDNEPDQNRAIFLQRRAFAYQAYYEHMPLRPFSRPRGPNMQLYRQLSFGNLANFYVLDTRQYRTDQPCGDGTKERCPENFDPQATITGKRQEDWLFNALNRSENKWNILAQQVPIAQRDMKPGEGGTFSMDKWDGYLASRDRLLSFLEQRQPSNPVSLAGDVHSHWAMDLKADFNNPQSATVGSEFVCSSISSGGDGSDTNPTVAAYLPDNPHIKFFNNQRGYARCELSPTSWKTDYLVMSEVTTRLGTISNRASFVVENGRPGVEQV